Proteins encoded by one window of Agelaius phoeniceus isolate bAgePho1 chromosome 5, bAgePho1.hap1, whole genome shotgun sequence:
- the LOC129119882 gene encoding urotensin-2 receptor-like, whose product MSYNTSLISPSPREDPKGGSFLEESSGGGDDSNVLGGDSLVTGPLGAVLLVMCLTGMVGNIYTVAVASGRVAGCSAGSLGVYMINLALADLLYLSTIPFVVCTYFAHDWFFGDVGCRLLLSLDLLTMHASIFLLTAMSLERYWAVAKPLRARRASNAYRRLASAILWLLSLLLTAAMMAMTQLREGDGPRKRICVPTWTPSAFRLYLTVLFSTSVLAPGAVLGIVYARLARAYRSSAWGLGLPLPGRAPARRLLCRISAIVVAYWACFLPFWAWQLAGLYQGEGLGIGPTAQAYLNFGVTCLAYGNSCVNPFLYTLLASSHRRGRAGTGMVQPAAPSQQAAGSHSIPLAFRELSRSVRESEG is encoded by the coding sequence ATGTCTTACAACACTTCTCTCATCAGCCCAAGTCCTAGAGAGGATCCCAAGGGTGGCAGTTTCTTGGAGGAAAGCAGTGGTGGGGGTGATGACAGCAATgtcctgggaggggacagcctGGTCACGGGGCCGCtgggtgcagtgctgctggtcaTGTGCCTCACTGGGATGGTGGGGAACATCTACACAGTGGCAGTGGCCTCTGGCAGGGTGGCAGGCTGCTCAGCAGGCTCCTTGGGGGTCTACATGATCAACCTTGCCCTTGCTGACCTCCTGTACCTCTCCACCATCCCCTTTGTGGTTTGCACCTATTTCGCCCACGACTGGTTCTTTGGGGATGTGGGTTGCAGGCTTTTGCTCAGCCTGGACCTCCTCACCATGCatgccagcatcttcctcctgACAGCCATGAGCCTGGAGAGGTACTGGGCGGTGGCCAAGCCTCTGCGGGCCCGGCGGGCCAGCAATGCCTACCGCAGACTGGCCAGCGCCATCCTCTGGCTCCTCTCGCTCCTGCTCACGGCCGCCATGATGGCGATGACTCAGCTGCGGGAGGGGGACGGCCCCCGCAAGCGCATCTGCGTCCCCACCTGGACGCCATCGGCTTTCCGGCTCTACCTGACCGTGCTGTTCAGTACCAGCGTCCTGGCACCCGGCGCCGTGCTGGGCATCGTCTACGCCCGCCTGGCCCGGGCCTACCGGTCCTCGGcctgggggctggggctgccgctgcccggccgggccccggcccggcggctcCTCTGCAGGATCTCTGCCATCGTGGTGGCCTATTGGGCCTGCTTCCTCCCCTTCTGGGCCTGGCAGCTGGCCGGGCTGTAccagggagaggggctgggcatCGGCCCCACCGCCCAGGCCTACCTTAACTTCGGTGTCACCTGCCTGGCCTATGGCAACAGCTGCGTCAACCCCTTCCTGTACaccctccttgccagcagccaCCGCCGTGGCCGTGCGGGGACGGGCATGGTGCAGCCTGCAGCGCCCTCTCAGCAGGCTGCGGGGAGCCACAGCATCCCCCTGGCTTTCAGGGAGCTCTCGAGGTCTGTGAGGGAAAGCGAGGGCTGA
- the LGALS1 gene encoding galectin-1: MSCGPVCTNLGLKPGQRLTVKGKVAPNAKSFVMNLGKDATLLGLHFNPRFDAHGDVNTIVCNSKKVEEWGAEHREAVFPFQKGGTAEITFAVNQNDVTVHLPGHQFTFPNRLNLSVFDYFDTQGDFTLQSISWE, translated from the exons atgTCTTGC GGACCAGTGTGCACCAACTTGGGTCTCAAGCCTGGCCAGCGCCTCACTGTCAAGGGGAAAGTTGCACCAAATGCCAAGAG ctttgTGATGAATCTGGGCAAGGATGCTACCCTCCTTGGACTTCACTTCAATCCCCGTTTTGATGCTCATGGCGATGTGAACACCATTGTGTGCAACTCAAAGAAGGTGGAAGAGTGgggtgcagagcacagggaggctgtctttcctttccagaaagggggcacagcagag ATCACTTTTGCTGTCAACCAAAATGATGTGACAGTCCACCTGCCAGGCCACCAGTTCACATTCCCTAACCGGCTTAACCTCTCTGTCTTTGACTACTTTGATACACAAGGGGACTTCACACTCCAGTCCATCAGCTGGGAATAA